One genomic window of Aethina tumida isolate Nest 87 chromosome 3, icAetTumi1.1, whole genome shotgun sequence includes the following:
- the LOC109594430 gene encoding aminopeptidase N-like, whose protein sequence is MDTVTKFRKQSSVTISRNLAVFLLVLFAVCLVATGLLFYNISSCDTYINSESKSPVVNCDTDEDISVKEESDVSTSTQYVESSTTTTTTSTSESSVQKTEHFDIRLPKSVAPHHYKLELVSFLQEGNFTFKGEVVITVDVLIPCDNITLHSEDLKIKSVVLHDSNKENVSIKNTRNITKAQFLIVELHTELQTGHYFLTIVFEGVLNDMMEGFYRSSYTENNRKRWIASTQFQPTDARKAFPCFDEPALKARFQINIVRLKNMTSVSNMRRTKVTKTVQNLPDYEVDHYEETPPMSTYLLAFMVTDFKSISNGTFSVWARSGAVSQARHSLSIGPKVLKFYEEFFGIKYPLPKVDMAAIPDFAAGAMENWGLITYRESLLLFKEGVSSRQSLQRIGHIVAHELAHQWFGNLVTPTWWTDLWLNEGFATYVEYLGADAVAPEWKNIDLFVTDELHASLSLDALKTSHQISIPVNDPLEINDIFDTISYSKGASVIRMMQYFLTDEVFHKGLKKYLTSRLYKAAEQDDLWRSLTEQSHEDNILHKNVTVKDIMDTWTLQTGYPVVTVKRNYKENRVTFEQERFYKNDENKGNDSVLWWVPITFTDKTGVVKRTWLEKQRQTVITNTDISSDDWLLVNVNQTGYYRVNYDINNWKIIIDQLRKKDGHLVFDPKNRAQIINDLLNLAYSGYVSYDLALNATLYLHQEREYLPWKTGWNNLQFLNLMFQRSVHFDKYKNYMLSLTKGFYKELGFNEIKDPIMMLNQLELINLACELGMRECIIKAVQLFQNWKNSANPDADNTIPRDLRSTVYCTAIGDGGQEEWDFTWQRYLKTNVASEKELLLTALGCTKEVWLLHRYLEWSITENSGIRKHDTSLVFVSVSANPIGFDLTYRFLKTNWDRIRTYLGPLSPFLGTIISTSITHMNTEMEVNDFKAFLNLKYDELGLALRSTLQTLEECEANVKWMNKYFNSVVNWLSKAVI, encoded by the exons atggaTACGGTTACAAAATTCAGGAAACAAAGTTCGGTTACGATATCACGGAACTTGGCCGTATTTTTGCTGGTGTTGTTCGCAGTTTGTTTAGTAGCTACAGGACTGCTATTCTACAATATATCCTCATGCGACACGTACATAAACTCTGAATCAAAATCTCCTGTTGTAAATTGTGACACTGATGAAGATATTAGCGTAAAAGAAGAGAGTGATGTGTCTACATCAACCCAATATGTGGAATCTTCGACCACAACTACCACCACGAGCACCAGTGAGAGTAGTGTACAGAAGACTGAACATTTCGACATACGATTACCAAAATCTGTAGCTCCACACCATTACAAACTCGAACTTGTTTCGTTTTTGCAGGAAGGCAACTTCACTTTCAAAGGAGAAGTCGTCATTACGGTGGACGTTCTAATACCTTGTGATAATATCACTTTACATTCCGAAGATTTGAAAATCAAATCTGTTGTTTTGCACGATTCAAACAAAGAAAACGTGTCCATCAAAAATACAAGAAACATAACAAAAGCCCAGTTCTTGATTGTTGAGTTGCACACCGAGTTGCAGACAGGTCACTACTTTCTGACCATCGTCTTCGAAGGAGTGCTGAACGACATGATGGAAGGATTTTATAGGAGTTCCTACACGGAAAATAACAGAAAACG GTGGATAGCGTCAACCCAGTTTCAACCTACCGATGCGAGAAAAGCCTTCCCTTGTTTCGACGAACCCGCACTGAAAGCCCGCTTTCAGATCAACATAgtgagattaaaaaatatgacgtCGGTTTCAAATATGAGGAGAACTAAAGTAACGAAAACTGT acaaaACCTTCCGGATTACGAAGTGGATCATTATGAGGAAACGCCACCCATGTCTACATATCTTCTGGCTTTCATGGTGACGGATTTCAAGAGCATATCGAACGGTACATTCTCAGTATGGGCCAGATCTGGTGCTGTCAGTCAAGCAAGACACAGTCTTAGTATTGGGCCAAAAGTATTGAAATTCTACGAAGAATTCTTCGGCATAAAATATCCTCTGCCGAAAGTTGACATGGCAGCAATTCCAGACTTTGCCGCTGGTGCCATGGAGAACTGGGGATTAATAACATATCG agaatcgttattattattcaaggaAGGAGTTTCCAGCAGACAAAGCCTCCAAAGAATCGGCCACATTGTAGCTCATGAGTTGGCACATCAGTGGTTCGGTAATTTAGTAACTCCTACCTGGTGGACTGATCTTTGGCTTAATGAAGGATTTGCGACTTATGTAGAATATTTGGGCGCTGATGCT gtggCTCCAGAATGGAAAAACATTGACCTTTTTGTAACGGATGAATTACACGCCTCCCTCTCATTAGATGCTCTAAAAACCTCTCACCAGATTTCAATTCCTGTAAATGACCCACTTGagattaatgatatatttgacACGATATCATATTCCAAAGGAGCTTCAGTGATAAGAATGATGCAGTACTTCTTGACAGATGAAGTCTTCCACAAGGGTTTAAAGAAATATCTAACCAGCAGACTCTATAAGGCAGCAGAACAGGATGATCTATGGAGGAGTCTCACTGAGCAAAGTCATGAAGATAACATTTTGCACAAGAACGTAACTGTTAAAGATATAATGGATACATGGACCCTTCAAACCGGTTATCCTGTTGTAACagttaaaagaaattataaagagAATAGGGTTACTTTCGAACAGGAacgattttacaaaaatgacGAAAACAAAGGAAATGATAGTGTTCTGTGGTGGGTTCCCATTACTTTTACTGATAAAACTGGGGTTGTCAAAAGAACATGGCTTGAAAAGCAAAGACAAACAGTTATAACTAACACTGACATAAGTAGTGATGATTGGTTACTTGTAAACGTTAATCAAACTGGTTACTACAGAGTAAACTATGACATAAACAACTGGAAAATCATAATAGaccaattaagaaaaaaggaCGGTCATTTAGTATTTGATCCAAAAAATCGTGcccaaattataaatgatttactCAATTTGGCGTATTCAGGTTATGTCAGCTACGATTTAGCCTTGAACGCTACTTTATATTTGCATCAGGAAAGAGAGTATCTACCTTGGAAAACTGGGTGGAACAATTtgcaatttttgaatttaatgtttcaGAGATCTGTCCATTTTGATAAGTATAAG aaCTACATGTTAAGTTTAACTAAAGGTTTCTATAAAGAACTTGGTTTTAATGAAATCAAAGATCCAATAATGATGTTAAATCAGTTAGAACTTATCAACTTAGCTTGTGAGTTAGGAATGAGagaatgtataattaaagcaGTACAACTATTCCAAAACTGGAAAAACTCTGCTAATCCCGATGCTGACAATAC aaTTCCTCGCGACTTAAGATCAACAGTATATTGTACAGCTATTGGTGACGGAGGACAAGAAGAATGGGATTTCACGTGgcaaagatatttaaaaacaaatgttgCTAGTGAAAAAGAACTTTTATTAACTGCATTAGGTTGCACTAAAGAGGTTTGGTTATTACATCGTTACCTGGAATGGTCCATTACAGAAAACAGTGGTATTAGAAAACATGATACTTCACTGGTCTTCGTTTCCGTTTCTGCAAATCCTATTGGCTTTGATTTAACTTACAGATTTCTTAAAACCAACTGGGATAGAATACGGACCTA TCTTGGCCCATTGTCTCCATTTTTGGGAACAATTATATCAACTTCTATCACGCACATGAATACCGAAATGGAAGTAAATGAC TTTAAAGCATTCCTTAATCTCAAATATGATGAATTAGGACTAGCTCTCAGATCAACTCTACAGACCCTAGAAGAATGTGAAGCCAATGTCAAGTGgatgaacaaatattttaatagtgtgGTGAACTGGTTATCAAAAGCAGTCATATAA
- the LOC109594419 gene encoding V-type proton ATPase 116 kDa subunit a1, which translates to MGAMFRSEEMALAQLFIQPEAAYYSISELGEAGCVQFRDLNEHINAFQKKFVNEVRRCDEMERKLRYIEAEVKKDNVNIPDVSELPKAPIPREIINLEAHLEKTESDIKELSESAVNLKVNYLELTELRQVLEKTQSFFNEQDEVNGVDTSHSKALITEDNQNLSVRGRLGFVAGVINRERVPAFERMLWRISRGNVFLRQAEIAKPLEDPSTGNEIYKTVFVAFFQGDQLKARIKKVCAGFHASLYPCPSTLQERDEMLKGVRTRLEDLNLVLNQTRDHRQRVLVNVAKELQNWSIMVSKMKAIYHTLNFFNMDVTKKCLIGECWVPSQDIPIVQKALSDGSSACGSSIPSFLNIIETNEAPPTFNRTNKFTRGFQNLIDAYGVASYREANPALYTIITFPFLFAVMFGDLGHAIIMLSFGLWMVLSEKKIGAQKNKSEIFSIFFGGRYIILLMGIFSMYTGFLYNDIFSKSMNIFGSSFHNFENLTHETDELIQIDPDYQYVGYPYFLGIDPIWQTAKNKIIFLNSFKMKLSIIIGVTHMIFGVCVSTINMVHFKKTSSLLLEFAPQVILLCFLFLYMVVMMFIKWLKYVSNHVVESSPDLKIGSFCAPSVLIYFINMMLFKENTQPFEKCDVYMFSFQEDLQRLLVYGALLCIPVMLLGKPLYIQFSRKKKPQKVVTKEKSNGDVNQGMELDEVANAEQPRQSVAHHDEEEEEPMSEIYIHQAIHTIEYVLSTVSHTASYLRLWALSLAHAQLSEVLWQMVMSKSFILQNDYIGGIMTYIIFSAWAVLTVAILVLMEGLSAFLHTLRLHWVEFMSKFYSGLGHPFHPFSFNSILDEEGESED; encoded by the exons ATGGGGGCCATGTTTCGGAGTGAAGAAATGGCCTTGGCCCAGCTCTTCATTCAGCCGGAAGCTGCATATTACTCAATTTCTGAATTAGGTGAAGCCGGATGTGTTCAATTTAGAGat CTAAATGAACATATAAATGCATTCCAAAAGAAATTCGTAAACGAAGTGAGAAGATGTGATGAAATGGAAAGAAAGCTCAGGTACATCGAAGCTGAAGTGAAAAAAGACAACGTTAACATTCCCGACGTCTCTGAACTTCCGAAAGCGCCAATTCCAAGGGAGATCATTAACTTGGAG GCACATCTGGAAAAAACTGAAAGTGACATTAAGGAGTTGTCGGAGAGCGCGGTCAACCTAAAGGTGAATTATTTAGAACTGACCGAACTTAGACAGGTACTTGAAAAAACTCAGTCGTTCTTTAACGAACAAGATGAAGTCAACGGAGTTGATACCAGTCACAGTAAGGCACTGATCACCGAAGACAATCAGAACTTGTCGGTCCGAGGACGTTTGGGATTCGTCGCTGGAGTGATAAACCGGGAAAGAGTTCCAGCTTTTGAACGCATGTTGTGGCGTATATCGAGGGGTAATGTTTTTCTTAGGCAGGCTGAAATCGCCAAACCTCTTGAAGACCCAAGCACC GGCaatgaaatctataaaacaGTATTCGTTGCATTCTTCCAAGGAGACCAGTTGAAGGCCAGGATTAAGAAAGTATGCGCTGGTTTCCATGCATCATTGTATCCCTGTCCAAGTACTCTTCAAGAGCGTGATGAGATGTTGAAGGGTGTGAGAACCAGGTTGGAGGATCTTAACTTG GTATTGAACCAAACAAGAGATCATCGTCAGAGAGTATTGGTAAATGTTGCTAAGGAATTGCAGAATTGGAGCATCATGGTCAGCAAAATGAAGGCCATCTATCATACATTGAATTTCTTCAATATGGATGTTaccaaaaaatgtttgattggCGAATGTTGGGTTCCTTCCCAAGATATCCCCATTGTACAAAAAGCATTATCGGATGGATCA AGTGCATGTGGAAGTTCAATAccatcatttttaaacatcatCGAAACAAATGAGGCTCCTCCAACTTTCAATAGGACTAATAAGTTCACAAGAGGTTTCCAAAATTTGATCGACGCATATGGAGTTGCCTCGTACAGGGAAGCTAATCCAG CACTGTACACAATTATCACCTTCCCATTCTTGTTTGCCGTAATGTTCGGCGATTTGGGCCACGCCATAATAATGCTGTCGTTTGGCCTTTGGATGGTGTTGTCAGAAAAGAAAATCGGGGCGCAGAAAAATAAGAGCgaaatattttccatattcTTCGGCGGCCGTTACATTATTCTACTTATGGGTATCTTCTCCATGTACACCGGCTTCCTGTACAATGATATATTTTCCAAGTCAATGAACATATTTGGATCATCTttccataattttgaaaatttaactcaCGAAACTGATGAGCTTATTCAAATTGATCCTGATTATCAGTACGTAGGTTATCCATATTTCTTGGGTATCGACCCTATTTGGCAG actgccaaaaacaaaattattttcttgaacTCGTTCAAGATGAAACTCTCCATTATCATTGGTGTTACACACATGATATTCGGAGTATGCGTGAGCACAATCAACATGGT ccaCTTCAAAAAAACATCCAGTTTACTACTTGAATTTGCACCCCAAGTCATTCTGCTCTGTTTCCTTTTCCTGTACATGGTTGTGATGATGTTCATTAAATGGTTGAAATACGTCTCCAATCACGTTG ttgaaaGCTCCCCGGATCTCAAAATTGGATCTTTCTGTGCCCCGTCAGTTTTAATCTACTTCATTAATATGATGTTGTTCAAAGAGAATACGCAACCATTCGAGAAATGCGATGTGTATATGTTTTCGTTCCAAGAAGATCTTCAACGTCTGTTGGTCTATGGTGCCCTATTGTGTATTCCAGTGATGCTACTGGGAAAACCTCTGTACATTCAGTTCTCTAGAAAGAAGAAGCCACAAAAAGTTGTGACAAAA gaaaaaagCAACGGAGATGTTAACCAAGGTATGGAACTTGATGAAGTTGCAAATGCAGAACAGCCGCGTCAGTCCGTAGCTCATCACGATGAGGAAGAAGAAGAGCCGATGAGTGAAATATACATTCATCAAGCAATCCACACAATTGAATACGTCCTAAGTACAGTATCACACACAGCCTCCTATCTCCGTCTCTGGGCTTTGTCTCTGGCTCACGCCC AACTTTCTGAGGTACTGTGGCAAATGGTAATGAGTAAGAGTTTCATACTGCAAAACGATTACATCGGAGGCATTATGACTTACATTATATTCTCCGCATGGGCTGTCCTGACAGTCGCAATTTTGGTGCTTATGGAAGGATTGTCAGCCTTCTTGCACACACTTCGTTTGCACTG GGTGGAGTTTATGAGCAAATTCTACAGTGGCCTTGGACATCCATTCCACCCATTTTCGTTCAATAGTATTTTAGATGAAGAAGGTGAAAGTGAAGACTAA